The Cydia pomonella isolate Wapato2018A chromosome 17, ilCydPomo1, whole genome shotgun sequence genome includes a window with the following:
- the LOC133526920 gene encoding prostasin-like: MELNEKPVKCRSVCLSAGRSGPVRAVQKRIMTLLSSILIAAIILASQNFELSKGDWHNSTQLHNAYQNDTRPFQNITNRPNQEQIQNHTDLPTLLRMSLHEHNIWPLEDKKEDNKTANTLQTVYGEPVTAESYGSYLRENKNSPFIAGGNTLTFGEPLPLVEWHVGVYSKAFQPYMQICGGTLVTTKAFISAAHCFWSELDGSALPASQFAAAAGKLYRPWEESYDFEAQQADISAIHLPARFRGATASFQDDIAAVLLAKEFVITYRVRPLCVRFDEDLEADILRSGNEGRIVGWGLTSEDGTPAQTLQSLDMPYVPIDECIASAEPSFLKYITSDKICAGVTTGKSLCRGDSGGGLVFFDHYDSQPLLYGVASTAPRNAHSCNTRARAALTRVLAHRAFLRTHILDIEACAQLGISSRFKADDEKIEVHQCPTQPVFNCNCYCNCNNSTAP, from the exons ATGGAATTGAATGAAAAACCGGTTAAATGTCGCAGTGTATGTTTATCTGCCGGTAGATCCGGACCAGTCCGTGCTGTACAAAAAAGGATAATGACCTTATTAAGTTCGATCTTGATCGCTG CTATAATCCTCGCGAGCCAAAATTTCGAACTGTCTAAAGGAGATTGGCATAATTCGACACAATTACACAATGCATATCAAAACGACACCAGACCCTTTCAGAACATAACAAACAGACCTAATCAAgaacaaatacaaaaccacACTGATCTACCAACGCTCTTACGCATGTCCTTGCATGAGCATAATATTTGGCCATTAGAAGATAAAAAAGAAGACAATAAAACAGCAAATACGCTTCAAACAGTTTATGGCGAGCCAGTTACCGCAGAAAGTTATGGATCTTATCTGAgagaaaacaaaaattcaccgtTCATAGCAGGAGGGAACACTCTGACTTTCGGAGAACCGCTGCCGCTGGTTGAGTGGCACGTTGGTGTATATAGCAAGGCTTTTCAGCCCTACATGCAGATTTGCGGCGGGACGCTAGTTACTACTAAggcttttatttcag CGGCGCACTGTTTTTGGAGTGAGCTGGATGGCAGCGCGCTACCTGCGTCGCAGTTCGCGGCGGCGGCCGGCAAACTTTACCGACCGTGGGAAGAAAGCTATGACTTTGAGGCACAACAGGCTGAC ATATCCGCAATACACCTCCCCGCGCGTTTTCGCGGCGCCACCGCCAGCTTCCAAGACGACATAGCTGCAGTACTGTTGGCGAAGGAGTTTGTAATCACCTATCGGGTCCGTCCGCTCTGTGTTCGCTTTGATGAAGACTTGGAGGCTGATATACTGCGCAGTGGGAATGAAGGCAGG ATAGTGGGTTGGGGTCTGACATCAGAAGACGGGACGCCAGCGCAGACGCTACAATCCCTGGACATGCCGTATGTGCCTATCGACGAATGCATCGCTAGCGCAGAGCCCAGCTTCCTTAAGTACATTACCAGTGACAAGATCTGTGCGGGCGTTACCACAG GCAAGTCATTATGCCGCGGAGACAGCGGCGGCGGTCTGGTCTTCTTCGACCATTACGATTCACAGCCCCTCCTGTACGGCGTGGCGTCCACCGCACCGCGCAACGCGCACAGCTGCAAtacgcgcgcccgcgccgcgctcACGCGCGTGCTTGCGCACCGCGCGTTTCTGCGCACGCATATACTGGATATAGAGGCGTGCGCGCAGCTTGGGATTTCTAGTAGGTTCAAGGCTGATGATGAAAAGATAGAAGTACATCAGTGCCCGACGCAACCAGTTTTCAATTGCAATTGCTACTGTAATTGCAATAATTCTACTGCACCATAA